The Deinococcus aquiradiocola genome includes a window with the following:
- a CDS encoding phospholipase A2 gives MQKTLSALILATLLAACGQQATPAAQDAAGYAARPELQDAGSQAILARYGDDPGLLAALQVAYGERAAQAPTVAVPTLTGLSLDGDRLAYVKSVGWGSVPNYDAQYARYSVTALPYPGLDWTRDGCSAPDGLGLGYREDFRPACNVHDFGYRNLKVYERTDANRKTTDEVFHANMDGICAAKSFLKRPACYAASYAYYQGVRVGGSSSF, from the coding sequence ATGCAGAAGACCCTCAGCGCCCTGATTCTCGCCACCCTTCTCGCCGCGTGCGGTCAGCAGGCCACGCCCGCCGCGCAGGACGCCGCCGGGTACGCCGCCCGCCCCGAACTGCAGGACGCGGGCAGCCAGGCCATCCTCGCCCGCTACGGCGACGACCCGGGCCTCCTCGCGGCCCTGCAGGTCGCGTACGGCGAGCGCGCCGCACAGGCCCCCACCGTCGCCGTGCCCACCCTGACCGGCCTGAGCCTGGACGGCGACCGCCTCGCGTACGTCAAGAGCGTCGGGTGGGGCAGCGTCCCCAACTACGACGCGCAGTACGCCCGGTACAGCGTCACGGCCCTCCCCTACCCCGGCCTCGACTGGACCCGTGACGGCTGCAGCGCGCCCGACGGGCTCGGCCTGGGCTACCGGGAGGACTTCCGGCCCGCCTGCAACGTCCACGACTTCGGGTACCGCAACCTGAAGGTCTACGAGCGCACGGACGCCAACCGCAAGACCACCGACGAGGTCTTCCACGCCAACATGGACGGCATCTGCGCCGCCAAGAGCTTCCTGAAGCGCCCCGCGTGCTACGCGGCGTCCTACGCGTACTACCAGGGCGTGCGCGTCGGCGGCAGCAGCAGCTTCTGA
- a CDS encoding glycosyltransferase family 2 protein codes for MTPAKIAVVIPAYNEEQTVAQVVRAALQLTPDVVVASDGSSDRTAQVARDAGAHVVELNPNGGKGAALHAALNATDAEYVVMLDADLIGLTLEHLNILLAPVLAGRLDMSIGIFEGGGLMTDLGNKLTPHLSGQRACRRAWLLHVPRLGQERWPEPAITDALKAGGVRWDYVELPNLAQVMKEEKRGFWKGVGYRSRMYVDLLSYGRRKKKNLKD; via the coding sequence ATGACCCCAGCCAAGATCGCGGTCGTCATCCCCGCCTACAACGAAGAACAGACCGTCGCACAGGTGGTGCGGGCGGCCCTGCAGCTCACGCCGGACGTGGTCGTCGCGTCGGACGGCAGCAGCGACCGGACGGCGCAGGTCGCTCGGGACGCGGGCGCGCACGTCGTGGAACTGAACCCCAACGGCGGCAAGGGTGCCGCGCTGCATGCCGCCCTGAACGCCACGGACGCCGAGTACGTCGTGATGCTGGACGCGGACCTGATCGGCCTGACACTCGAGCACCTGAACATCCTGCTCGCCCCGGTCCTCGCGGGGCGGCTCGACATGAGCATCGGCATCTTCGAGGGGGGCGGCCTCATGACGGACCTCGGCAACAAGCTCACGCCGCACCTGTCCGGGCAGCGCGCGTGCAGGCGCGCGTGGCTGCTGCACGTGCCGCGCCTCGGGCAGGAACGCTGGCCGGAACCCGCCATCACCGACGCGCTCAAGGCGGGCGGCGTCCGCTGGGATTACGTGGAACTCCCGAACCTCGCACAGGTCATGAAGGAAGAGAAGCGCGGCTTCTGGAAGGGCGTCGGGTACCGGTCCCGCATGTACGTGGACCTCCTCAGCTACGGGCGACGCAAGAAGAAGAACCTCAAGGACTGA